One Polaribacter sp. KT25b DNA segment encodes these proteins:
- a CDS encoding MATE family efflux transporter, producing MKIVQYTSEFKYNLKLAAPVMLGMLGHTFVSFIDNIMVGQLGTAELAAVSLGNSFMFIAMSIGIGFSTAITPLIAEADSSDNLQQARATYKSGLFLCTTLGIVLFLGVFFSKPLMYLMKQPKEVVELAIPYLDLVAFSLIPLVIFQAIKQFSDGMSMTRYPMYATLLSNVINVVLNYLLIFGKFGFPEMGIVGAAYGTLVSRLVMVIYLWLLLRYKKRSAQIVKNIKFFVLDILTIKKIVNLGSLSAMQMLFEVAIFTAAVWLSGTLGKNPQAANQIALNLSSMTFMVATGLSVAAMVRVGNQKGLQSYKELRRIAFSIFLLGVLLAMFFALLFFIFHKNLPHMYVDLKDVTNYMDNMEVVSIAANLLIAAAFFQISDSIQVVFLGALRGLQDVKVPTILTFISYWVVGFPVSYFLGSEEMYGSFGIWLGLLAGLTTASILLFIRFNSLTLKLIKEKEITNEM from the coding sequence GTGAAAATAGTACAATATACATCAGAATTTAAATACAATCTAAAACTTGCTGCTCCTGTAATGTTAGGGATGTTGGGGCATACATTTGTTAGTTTTATAGATAATATTATGGTTGGTCAATTGGGAACCGCAGAATTGGCTGCTGTTTCTTTAGGAAATAGTTTTATGTTTATTGCCATGTCTATTGGTATTGGTTTTTCTACGGCAATAACTCCATTAATAGCAGAAGCAGATTCATCAGATAATTTACAACAAGCAAGAGCTACCTATAAAAGTGGTTTATTTTTATGTACAACCTTGGGTATTGTACTTTTTTTGGGTGTTTTCTTTTCTAAACCTTTAATGTATTTAATGAAACAACCAAAAGAAGTTGTGGAATTGGCAATTCCGTATTTAGATTTGGTAGCATTTTCATTAATTCCTTTAGTTATTTTTCAGGCAATTAAGCAGTTTAGCGATGGAATGTCTATGACAAGATATCCTATGTATGCAACTTTATTGTCTAACGTTATTAATGTGGTGCTAAACTATTTACTGATTTTTGGTAAATTCGGGTTTCCAGAAATGGGGATTGTGGGTGCAGCTTATGGTACCTTAGTTTCTAGATTGGTAATGGTTATTTACTTATGGTTATTATTACGATATAAAAAAAGGTCTGCGCAAATTGTAAAAAATATAAAATTCTTTGTTTTAGATATTTTAACGATTAAAAAAATTGTAAATCTAGGTTCTTTAAGTGCTATGCAAATGCTTTTTGAAGTTGCTATTTTTACTGCAGCAGTATGGCTAAGTGGTACGTTGGGGAAAAACCCACAGGCAGCAAATCAAATAGCATTAAACTTATCTTCTATGACATTTATGGTGGCAACCGGATTAAGTGTTGCTGCTATGGTTAGAGTAGGAAACCAGAAAGGATTACAGAGTTATAAAGAGCTACGTAGAATAGCATTTTCTATCTTTTTATTAGGAGTATTGTTAGCAATGTTTTTTGCATTATTGTTCTTTATATTTCATAAAAATTTGCCTCATATGTATGTAGATTTAAAGGATGTTACAAATTATATGGACAACATGGAAGTCGTTTCAATTGCGGCTAATTTATTGATTGCAGCTGCATTTTTTCAAATATCAGATAGTATACAAGTTGTTTTTTTAGGTGCTTTACGTGGTTTACAAGATGTTAAAGTCCCTACAATACTAACTTTTATTTCTTATTGGGTGGTTGGTTTTCCTGTTTCTTATTTTTTAGGAAGTGAAGAAATGTATGGAAGTTTTGGTATTTGGTTAGGCTTATTAGCAGGATTAACAACAGCTTCTATTTTATTATTTATCAGATTTAATTCATTAACTTTAAAGTTGATTAAAGAGAAAGAAATTACAAACGAAATGTAA
- a CDS encoding phosphoenolpyruvate carboxylase gives MEKETLEREGLQKIRTDFNYLISIFREMLQSLGEDKMAAMLPFENNQPLLSNEKVSDEKVAQAIGICFELLNSVEENAATQFRRKTETQFGLENIRGSWGETLNLWKTSGIEEQEIIALLPKIKVMPVFTAHPSEAKRLTVLDIHRELYILLVKNENPLWSISERNVIRQEIKSLLERWWRTGEIYLQKPRLDDERSNVMHYFENVLPQALRLTDQRLLDAWKYMGFSPENLERPEQFPKIEFGSWVGGDRDGHPYVTPEFSASTLKLHREAALKIMKKELLLLAKELSFSEYLNAIPSDFLTSLKTSAEKLGKAGQKALDRNPSEPLRQFINLLIVRLENTLNESFNLDKDCYFYRPESLAIELQKLRNLLIKLGANQINLKCLFPVERSLECFGFHLAKLDIRQNSEYHEKAITQILTASGFADADYASWTEEKRLDFINQELLSNRPFLVSGTKCGTEADNVLGYFKEIKTFVDLHGSDGIGSLIVSMTRSLSDLLLVYLFLREVGLKDANLPVVPLLETIDDLIAGPDILESFLTHPTVQEIRKNKEDLVQEVMLGYSDSNKDGGILTSRWTIYKAEENLTEVGDKLGIKLCFFHGRGGTISRGGGKVHRFLESMPNGSVSGHIKMTVQGETIADQFANRLNACYNLEMMISGTARQAMISSNKVKNQKLYDIMDRLVEMSRKNYRSLLDHPNFIKFYSEATPIDVLEQSKIGSRPARRTGQRSLNDLRSIPWVFSWNQSRFNLTGWFGTGAALAEFEEQFPEDFEYLKTVAKEWLFLKYDLIEIETNLLNSDTDIMKSFADLVHDSDVKTELMNLILSDYERCLKQIESLLSASAEKRRISKLENNKLRKEALDILHFIQIESLTKWRQNKEGDPKEDSQLLLMLLLLVNALSGGLKGTG, from the coding sequence ATGGAAAAAGAAACATTAGAGCGAGAAGGGCTTCAAAAAATAAGGACAGATTTTAATTATCTGATTTCTATATTTAGAGAAATGCTTCAATCACTAGGTGAAGATAAAATGGCGGCAATGCTTCCATTTGAAAACAATCAACCTTTATTAAGTAATGAAAAGGTTTCTGATGAAAAAGTAGCACAAGCAATAGGTATTTGCTTTGAGCTTCTTAATTCGGTAGAAGAAAATGCAGCAACTCAATTTCGTAGAAAAACTGAAACTCAATTTGGTTTAGAAAATATTCGCGGATCTTGGGGAGAAACTTTAAACTTATGGAAAACATCTGGAATTGAAGAACAAGAAATAATAGCTTTATTACCTAAAATTAAGGTAATGCCTGTATTTACGGCACATCCATCAGAAGCAAAAAGATTAACAGTATTAGATATTCATAGAGAACTTTACATACTTTTAGTTAAAAATGAAAATCCTCTTTGGTCTATTTCAGAGCGCAATGTAATTAGACAAGAAATTAAAAGTTTATTAGAGCGTTGGTGGCGTACAGGAGAAATTTATTTACAAAAACCAAGATTAGACGACGAACGTAGTAATGTAATGCATTACTTTGAAAACGTACTACCGCAAGCTTTACGTTTAACAGATCAACGTTTACTTGATGCTTGGAAATATATGGGCTTTTCTCCTGAAAACCTAGAACGCCCAGAACAGTTTCCTAAAATAGAATTTGGAAGTTGGGTTGGTGGAGATAGAGACGGACATCCATACGTAACTCCAGAATTTTCTGCTTCTACGCTTAAATTACATAGAGAAGCTGCTTTAAAAATAATGAAAAAAGAATTGCTTCTTTTAGCTAAAGAACTCAGTTTTTCAGAATATTTAAATGCAATTCCTTCTGATTTTTTAACAAGTTTAAAAACAAGTGCAGAAAAATTAGGCAAAGCTGGGCAAAAAGCTTTAGATAGAAATCCATCAGAGCCTTTACGTCAATTTATTAATTTATTAATTGTACGTTTAGAAAACACGCTAAATGAATCTTTTAACCTTGATAAAGATTGTTATTTTTATAGACCAGAAAGTTTAGCGATAGAATTACAAAAACTAAGAAATCTTTTAATTAAATTAGGCGCAAATCAAATAAATTTAAAATGTTTATTTCCTGTTGAAAGATCTTTAGAATGTTTTGGTTTCCACCTTGCAAAATTAGATATTAGACAAAATAGTGAATATCATGAAAAAGCTATTACGCAAATACTTACAGCTTCTGGTTTTGCAGATGCTGATTATGCAAGTTGGACAGAAGAAAAAAGATTAGATTTTATAAATCAAGAATTATTAAGTAACAGACCCTTTTTAGTTTCTGGAACCAAATGTGGCACTGAAGCAGATAATGTTTTAGGTTATTTTAAAGAAATAAAAACATTTGTAGACTTACATGGATCTGATGGTATTGGATCTCTAATTGTAAGTATGACACGTAGTTTAAGTGATTTACTTCTGGTTTATTTATTCTTAAGAGAAGTAGGTTTAAAAGATGCTAATTTACCTGTTGTTCCGTTATTAGAAACTATTGATGATTTAATTGCCGGACCAGATATTTTAGAATCATTTTTAACGCATCCAACGGTTCAAGAAATAAGAAAAAACAAAGAAGACTTAGTACAAGAAGTAATGCTAGGTTATAGTGATAGTAACAAAGATGGTGGAATTTTAACTAGCAGATGGACAATTTATAAAGCCGAAGAAAACCTTACAGAAGTTGGTGATAAACTAGGTATTAAACTTTGCTTTTTTCACGGACGTGGAGGAACAATAAGCCGTGGAGGTGGAAAAGTTCATAGATTTTTAGAAAGTATGCCAAACGGATCTGTAAGTGGCCATATTAAAATGACAGTGCAAGGTGAAACCATTGCAGATCAATTTGCAAATCGCCTAAATGCTTGTTATAATTTAGAAATGATGATTTCTGGTACAGCTCGTCAAGCAATGATATCTAGCAACAAGGTTAAAAACCAAAAATTGTATGATATTATGGATCGTCTTGTAGAAATGTCTAGAAAAAATTACAGAAGCTTATTAGATCATCCTAATTTTATAAAATTCTATAGCGAAGCTACACCAATTGACGTATTAGAACAAAGTAAAATTGGCTCTAGACCAGCACGTAGAACAGGGCAGAGATCATTAAACGATCTTCGATCTATACCTTGGGTTTTTAGCTGGAATCAATCCAGATTTAACCTTACAGGATGGTTTGGAACTGGAGCTGCTCTTGCTGAATTTGAAGAACAATTTCCAGAAGATTTTGAGTATTTAAAAACGGTTGCAAAAGAATGGCTTTTTCTTAAATATGACCTAATTGAAATTGAAACAAATCTTTTAAATTCTGATACAGATATTATGAAATCTTTTGCTGATTTGGTGCATGATTCTGATGTTAAAACAGAACTTATGAATCTTATTTTATCTGATTATGAAAGATGTTTAAAACAGATTGAAAGTTTATTGAGTGCTTCTGCAGAAAAACGAAGAATCTCTAAATTAGAAAATAATAAACTTAGAAAAGAAGCATTAGATATTTTACACTTTATTCAAATAGAATCTCTTACAAAATGGAGACAAAATAAAGAAGGTGATCCAAAAGAAGACAGTCAATTATTATTAATGCTATTATTATTAGTAAATGCGTTATCTGGTGGTTTAAAAGGAACTGGTTAG
- a CDS encoding iron-containing alcohol dehydrogenase, with protein sequence MLQNRRIYLPPLSLIGPGALNDLGEELKSLPYKKALFVTDQILVKIGVAQKVIEVMKASNIEIVLYDDVQPNPTTKNVNKGLKLLQENNCDFILTLGGGSPQDCGKAIGILATNGGKIGDYEGINLSKHKSLPIVAINTTAGTASEVTINYVITDEKRHIKMVMVDKNCLVSIAVNDPKLMLGKPAALTAATGMDALTHAIETYVTKGAFGWSDALALEAIKLISQSLEIAVVDGQNLEARSKMAWGQFIAGQAFSNAGLGYVHSMAHQLGGMYDMPHGVANAILLPHVEQFNIPACAHKLKKVARAMGVGVLEMSDTQGANAAISAIKALSKSVGIPSGLKELGVKEEDFEEMAKNALADVCTGGNPREVTLEDTIAIYKAAM encoded by the coding sequence ATGTTACAAAACAGAAGAATTTATTTACCGCCATTAAGCTTAATAGGACCTGGAGCATTAAATGATCTTGGAGAAGAACTAAAAAGCCTTCCATACAAAAAAGCTCTTTTTGTTACTGACCAAATTTTAGTTAAAATTGGAGTAGCTCAAAAAGTAATAGAAGTAATGAAAGCTTCAAACATTGAAATTGTATTGTATGATGATGTGCAACCAAACCCAACAACTAAAAATGTAAATAAAGGTTTAAAGCTATTGCAAGAAAACAATTGTGATTTTATCTTAACATTAGGTGGTGGATCTCCACAAGATTGTGGAAAAGCAATTGGAATTTTAGCAACAAATGGAGGTAAAATAGGTGATTATGAAGGAATTAATTTATCAAAACATAAATCATTACCTATCGTAGCAATTAACACTACAGCAGGTACAGCAAGTGAAGTAACTATTAATTATGTAATTACTGATGAAAAACGCCATATTAAAATGGTTATGGTTGATAAAAATTGTTTAGTGTCAATTGCAGTAAACGATCCTAAATTAATGCTAGGAAAACCAGCTGCTTTAACTGCGGCTACAGGTATGGATGCATTAACACACGCTATAGAAACCTATGTAACAAAAGGGGCTTTTGGTTGGTCTGATGCTTTAGCTTTAGAAGCAATTAAACTAATTTCACAAAGTTTAGAAATAGCAGTTGTTGATGGTCAAAATCTTGAAGCTAGAAGTAAAATGGCTTGGGGACAATTTATTGCTGGTCAAGCATTTTCTAATGCAGGGCTTGGTTATGTGCATTCTATGGCGCATCAATTAGGTGGTATGTATGATATGCCTCATGGAGTTGCAAATGCAATTTTATTACCTCATGTAGAGCAATTTAATATTCCTGCTTGTGCTCATAAACTTAAAAAAGTTGCTAGAGCTATGGGGGTTGGTGTTTTAGAAATGAGTGATACACAAGGAGCTAATGCTGCTATTTCAGCAATTAAAGCACTTTCAAAATCGGTTGGTATTCCTTCTGGTTTAAAAGAGTTAGGCGTAAAAGAAGAAGATTTTGAAGAAATGGCTAAAAATGCGCTGGCAGATGTTTGTACTGGAGGAAATCCTAGAGAGGTAACTTTAGAAGATACAATTGCAATTTATAAAGCAGCAATGTAA